In Zea mays cultivar B73 unplaced genomic scaffold, Zm-B73-REFERENCE-NAM-5.0 scaffold_327, whole genome shotgun sequence, a single genomic region encodes these proteins:
- the LOC118474747 gene encoding ribosomal protein S3, mitochondrial-like, whose amino-acid sequence MGDYLARFREHVYVVCAGEWKPPPQKRSGFSHGSVTIDSIYYYGKSLYQDVNLRSYFSSIRPPTRLTFGFRLGRCIILHFPKRTFIHFFLPRRPLRLKRRDKSRPGKDKGRWWAFGKVGPIGCLHSSEGTEEERNEVRGRGAGKRVESIDREKQNEIRIWPKKMQRYGYHDRSPSRKKNFSKSLRVSGAFKHPKYAGVVNDIAFLIENDDSFIKTKLFKFFFLPKKSRSDGPTSHLLKRTLPAVRPSLNYSVMQYFFNTKNKMHFDPVVVLNHFVAPGVAEPSTMGGAKGGSLDKRIRSRIAFFVESSTSDKKCLARAKKRLIHFIRQANDLRFAGTTKTTISLFPFFGATFFFQGMGLGCIITHFMSMPGNNS is encoded by the coding sequence ATGGGTGACTATCTAGCACGGTTCAGAGAGCACGTGTATGTAGTCTGCGCTGGTGAATGGAAGCCCCCGCCGCAAAAAAGAAGCGGCTTTTCCCACGGCTCTGTCACCATTGACTCTATTTATTATTATGGTAAATCATTGTATCAAGATGTCAATCTTAGATCTTATTTCAGTTCGATACGTCCACCTACGAGACTCACCTTTGGCTTTCGTCTCGGTAGGTGTATTATTCTACATTTTCCCAAAAGGACATTCATTCATTTCTTTCTTCCCCGTCGACCACTACGACTAAAACGACGCGACAAATCAAGACCCGGAAAGGATAAGGGCCGGTGGTGGGCATTTGGGAAAGTCGGGCCGATCGGGTGTCTTCATTCAAGCGAGGGTACAGAGGAAGAACGAAACGAAGTGAGAGGCCGGGGGGCAGGGAAAAGAGTCGAGTCGATCGACCGGGAGAAGCAAAACGAAATCAGGATTTGGCCGAAAAAGATGCAACGTTATGGATACCATGACCGATCACCATCGAGAAAGAAGAATTTTTCTAAATCACTTCGGGTGAGCGGGGCCTTCAAGCATCCGAAATACGCCGGGGTTGTAAATGACATAGCCTTCCTGATAGAAAATGACGACTCCTTCATAAAAACAAAGTTATTCAAGTTCTTTTTTTTACCAAAGAAGTCCCGCTCTGACGGCCCGACGAGTCATCTACTAAAAAGGACCCTCCCCGCTGTGCGCCCCTCCTTGAATTATTCGGTCATGCAATACTTTTTTAATACAAAGAACAAAATGCATTTCGACCCCGTCGTAGTTCTCAATCATTTCGTGGCACCGGGTGTGGCTGAACCATCTACGATGGGGGGagcgaagggaggaagcttagatAAGAGAATACGCTCTCGCATCGCTTTTTTTGTAGAAAGCTCGACCAGCGATAAAAAGTGTTTGGCCCGAGCCAAAAAGAGGTTGATCCACTTCATTCGCCAAGCGAATGATCTTCGCTTCGCGGGAACAACAAAAACCACCATCTCGCTCTTTCCTTTCTTCGGTGCTACCTTTTTTTTTCAAGGGATGGGGTTGGGGTGTATAATAACCCATTTTATGAGTATGCCCGGGAACAACTCCTAG